A part of Xenopus tropicalis strain Nigerian chromosome 4, UCB_Xtro_10.0, whole genome shotgun sequence genomic DNA contains:
- the flrt1 gene encoding leucine-rich repeat transmembrane protein FLRT1 encodes MAITTTTTTTTSTTIAASAAATTATATTVAMTTATLDLRDWLFLCYGLIAFLTEVIDSTNCPYVCRCDNGFIYCNDRGLTSIPPDIPDDATTLYLQNNQINNAGVPPELKTKTNVKVIYLYENDLDEFPVNLPHSLRELHLQDNNIRSVTRDSLSRIPLIEKLHLDDNSVSTVSIEDDAFLDSHQLRLLFLSRNHLSSIPNGLPHTLEELRLDDNRISTIPLHAFKGLNNLRRLVLDGNLLANQRIADDTFSRLQNLTELSLVRNSLAAPPVNLPSTHLQKLYLQDNAITHIPYSSLSKMRQLQRLDLSSNNLTALPRGLFDDLENLSQLLLRNNPWFCGCNLMWLRDWVKARAAVVNVRGLMCQGPEKVRGMAIKDITHELDECFEGGPQSNSASARATPGSPIITTPAQGSLFTLKSKRPRIQLPDSNVDYPMETGTSTKALVINVKPLTADSIRITWKAFHPASSFRLSWLRLGHSPAVGSITETLVQGDKTEYLLTALEPRSTYIICMVTMDTGNTYLADESPVCAKAETADVYGPTTTLNREQNADPLAGLPLAGIIGGAVTLVFLFLILASICWYVHRAGQLLTHERAYSRGSRKKDDYVESGTKKDNSILEIRGPGLQMLPINPHRSKEEYVIHTIFPSNGTSLYKSTHTIGYGTHRGYRDGGIPDTDYSYT; translated from the coding sequence ATGGCAATCACCACTACCACCACCACTACCACCTCAACAACAATTGCTGCCTCTGCAGCAGCTACAACGGCAACTGCCACAACAGTTGCCATGACCACAGCCACCCTGGACTTGCGTGACTGGCTGTTCCTGTGTTATGGACTTATTGCATTTTTGACAGAGGTAATAGACAGCACTAATTGCCCCTACGTGTGTCGTTGTGACAATGGTTTTATTTACTGTAATGACCGAGGGCTAACTTCAATCCCCCCTGACATCCCAGATGATGCAACTACTCTTTACCTCCAAAACAACCAGATAAATAATGCTGGAGTCCCACCAGAGTTGAAGACAAAGACCAATGTCAAAGTTATCTACCTGTACGAGAATGACCTTGATGAATTTCCAGTCAACCTTCCACATTCACTCCGTGAGCTCCACCTTCAGGACAACAATATCCGCAGTGTGACACGGGACTCTCTTTCGCGTATCCCGCTGATTGAGAAGCTACATCTAGATGACAACTCTGTATCAACTGTTAGCATTGAAGATGATGCCTTTTTAGACAGTCATCAACTGCGTCTACTCTTCCTGTCACGTAATCACCTCAGTAGCATCCCGAATGGTTTACCACATACATTAGAAGAGCTAAGACTTGATGATAATCGTATATCTACTATCCCACTTCATGCATTTAAAGGCCTAAACAATCTCCGTCGCTTGGTTCTAGATGGGAATCTATTGGCCAACCAGCGAATTGCAGATGATACATTTAGCCGCCTCCAAAACCTAACTGAGCTTTCCTTGGTACGAAATTCTCTAGCTGCCCCTCCAGTCAATCTGCCCAGCACTCACTTACAAAAACTCTACTTACAGGATAATGCTATCACCCATATACCATACAGCTCACTTTCCAAAATGAGACAGTTGCAGAGATTGGATCTGTCCAGTAACAACCTCACAGCCCTTCCCCGTGGTCTATTTGATGACTTAGAAAATCTGAGCCAACTGCTGCTTAGAAATAATCCCTGGTTCTGTGGGTGCAATCTTATGTGGCTACGAGACTGGGTGAAAGCCAGGGCAGCTGTGGTGAATGTCCGCGGCCTAATGTGCCAGGGACCTGAGAAAGTTCGAGGAATGGCCATTAAGGACATTACCCATGAGTTGGATGAGTGCTTTGAGGGTGGGCCACAGAGTAATTCAGCCTCTGCCCGTGCCACACCAGGAAGTCCTATAATCACCACTCCAGCCCAGGGCTCTCTTTTTACCCTCAAATCTAAAAGGCCAAGAATTCAGCTACCAGACTCAAATGTGGATTACCCCATGGAAACTGGAACCTCAACTAAAGCTTTGGTGATAAATGTCAAGCCTCTAACAGCTGACAGCATTCGCATCACTTGGAAGGCCTTTCACCCAGCTAGTTCCTTTCGACTTAGTTGGCTGAGACTTGGTCATAGTCCAGCTGTTGGCTCTATCACAGAAACCTTGGTGCAGGGAGACAAAACAGAGTATTTGTTAACTGCTTTGGAACCCCGCTCCACGTACATAATATGCATGGTTACCATGGATACTGGAAACACCTATCTTGCAGATGAATCTCCTGTCTGTGCCAAGGCGGAGACAGCTGATGTTTATGGACCCACAACTACATTGAACAGGGAGCAGAATGCAGATCCTCTAGCTGGGTTACCTTTAGCTGGTATTATAGGAGGAGCTGTTACACTTGTCTTCCTATTTTTGATTTTGGCATCCATTTGCTGGTATGTCCATCGGGCTGGGCAACTGCTGACTCATGAACGAGCATACAGCCGTGGCAGCCGGAAGAAGGACGATTATGTGGAGTCTGGGACCAAGAAAGATAACTCCATCCTGGAGATTAGGGGACCAGGGCTTCAGATGCTGCCTATAAACCCTCACCGATCAAAAGAGGAGTATGTCATTCATACAATATTCCCATCAAATGGAACCAGCCTTTACAAAAGCACCCACACAATAGGCTATGGCACTCACAGAGGATACAGAGATGGTGGTATACCAGACACAGACTATTCCTACACATGA